Genomic DNA from Canis aureus isolate CA01 chromosome 4, VMU_Caureus_v.1.0, whole genome shotgun sequence:
GTTAAATCAGAACAGAAACAAATAGAAACTACCTGCAAAGGAATGCATTTCAGTAACTTTATTGAAAGGTATAGCCCTTAGTACCAAAACATAATGGTAGTTGGTTAGGCTACCTCTGCCAACTCAGAATTAACACTGATGTCAAATTATTGAAATATGTCAGCTTTTTGGGAAAACTGAAGTTATCCATAAAACACAGTTCACAAAAGTATAAGATATATTGTGgttctttggtttattttccaGTGCACATTTACCCATAACATGTCATAAAtgggtacagccattctggatgGACACAAGCTACTTGCTGCACTGAGTAACTGTTTACATCACTTTTAATGCCGTAGATCTCCTTACGGTCACTGacttaaaagaaaatctcaaatactACCTTAGCAACTTCATAATTATGAGGATGCCTACtgacttttttaaagactttctttgGGCACAGGAGGGGCAAGTAGTGAAAGtatattctcttcctttaaaaatcctAAGTTAGAAGCAATAGCAGTTTTTATAAAAACAGCCCTTAGTAAAAACTTCTGGAGTGTTAAATCAAGTTTTTGGAGCATAGTTATTTTGAATTACtaacacaataaaaacaaagtttcttGATGGGATTAGATGGAGGCAGCAAATACTGTGTAAATTTTACCATGGATGCAAACCACCAgttttttaggaaaaatattaacaataactTAATATGCCAAAATAACTAGGCCTgtagttttacttttataaaatgccCTCAAATTTAAGTATAATTCCCAAGTAGCAGTAAAGTCTAGATCTCGGAATTATCTATTATTTGCACTATAGGTACCAAGAAACCATTTTCATTGCCTAGAATAGTGACCCTTGTTATGCCTTAAAAGTGCATTTGTGAAATGTTGGTTTTAATCTATACCTCATAATTTAGAATTTAATTAGGTTACCACTTTTGATACCACCTAAATATAATATATTGACCCAACATAGAAAGTTGGGTCAATGTTAGAAATGAAGATTCACAGTTTACCTTCCCAGGCTTGTTATTAACATTTCACATTTATGCTCTTAGCTTTCATTTGTATGCCTCACagatgaatttaaatttaatttaattccactACAGCATGTTAATTAGGTAGTTTTCCCAAATCTGAGAACATCAATGCTAATCTAGTTGTGATGTTCTGAGGCTTCACAGCTTAAATTCATTATAACATCATGGAATCCATAGCTCAGGATTGTGGAGAAAGGCTTCAGAGAAGAGCTTTTTTGTTGCTGTAACAATcctatttaaacaaacaaaacatcaaGTTATTAGAATTCTGCCAAACATAAAGTATTATTAACTGTTAAAAAATCAACTGCTTAACAGAAGATTTAATAATCATGTCATATGTAAATGTATTAACATTTAGCTTTGAGTAGGAAAAGGTTAAATTACAACTTAAATTCAGATGGTAAGAATATATATCCTATATTAGtgatgagattttaatttttatgcacTTTCCACTGTTCCAACTGCAATTGCAATGATATACAAATATAGTGTCGAGATACCCTGGCAGTTTGCAGATACCTAGCATGGAGACCATCTGCCATAATTTACTTTAAGTACAACATCCAAGTTCATACTGATTTTGCTTATAAGCTGACAGTCTTGAATTAGTTCATTTATGGTTCAAACTTTTGGTCCCGTTTTCCTGCTTAGGCTTGTGTTAACTTCAATTGTGCCGGAACTTGGGTCTACATATAGCAAAATGATGTGAAAAATAGTGTCTTAGTGCTTCTTTTGAAATTCAGGTTATTAAAGAGGATGTGATTTTCTAAGCTGAGAATTTAATGAAATGGCTAATGTACATATCAAAGGTTGGATAATTCCTTACTCTCAGGGTATTGtatcttaaatgaaaaaatgccCTCAAATATTAACTGACTAGATCAGTGAAGTCATTTTCTCCATTGCTATTCTACtccatcttgtttatttttgataatAATTCATTTAGTTCTTGAATTAAACAATAAAACTATAGTGCTAGAAAATTTTCTCTATATGGAGAGTAACTATGAACCAAACTTACCAATTAAGGGACCATTTCAGGAATTGTTGGAAGGTGGGTTATTCTGTAGTAACTATGCTTCAATTGCCGTGCAGTACGTCCAGAAACAATCCATTTCAACTTCTGAACATTTGGTTTGGAACACTTGTTTGATGAATATTCAGTTAAACACTTGGATACAAGTTCTTGCCAGAAGGTCAAATCTCTGCCATTTATCTGtggataaattaaaaacaaattattagttACAATTGGGCACCtggggtgactcagttaagcgtctgccttcagctcaggtcatgatcttggggccctgggatggaaccctTCATCAGGCTGCTTGTTCagtgggaagtttgcttctctctctccctttttccctcccctctgctcaggctttctctctcacatatactctctatatctcaaataaacaaataaaatctttaaaaaaaaaaagaaaatcctacatggggtgcctgcatggctcaggtggttaaagatctctctctttctttctttttaaagattttatttattcattcatgagagacagagagagagagagagaggcagagacacaggccgagggagacatggctctatgcagggagcctgacatgggactcgatcctgggtctccaagattacaccctgggctgaaggcggcactaaaatgctgagccacccgggctgcccaagatctgactcttgatttcagctcaggtcacacatgatctcatggtcatggaattgagcccatGGGCttggtgctcagcagggagtctgcttgagattctctctctcctcccccactgtactctaaaattaaaaaaatggtcCTACAGTATATAACTACAGCAATAATTGTGATCTTACTAATGTGTCTTTCCTTGTTAAATAAATCTGAGGATAAGCTACTCAAGTTTCAAACAGACACATCTCATTTTACTGGAGGAGCTAGTACACAAGTGGTTTAGTTTCTTTTATAGCTGTTAACACCATTTAGGCTATGACCTTGACATACCTTGGAATGTGTCTGAAGACATTCTATTCCTTCAGTTAACTCTACAAACTTCTGTGCTTGGATCTCCAGTGCAATGATAGACAATGCCAACACAGAAGGCTAAAAGAGATAAATTTTAAGTAAGTATTGAGTTGAAAATAGGTATATAAATCAgtttaatctttataaaatatttacctttgCTTTAGAAAATATGATCCTGCAGTGGCATGCCTTAAGTTGAGCTTCTAGTCTTTCAAAATTAAGGctattcttccttttaaaaagaaaatgaaaattagattAATTTTATGTAGAATGTAGTCAACGAAGGATGTTTAGAACAACATctaagtcattttaaaatgaaatttacgcacacatcacagaaaataaatcatttgaagAATTCCCTTTCCTTCAGGAGCATTAACTTCTTGAAGATACCAtacatgaatttaaaataattttacccCCACCAAAAAAGTATCATGTTACAACtatcaagttttcattttaatctatTTCTGCAGTTACTGAGTTCTTTTTCCATAAATCTGGTAGATATTTACTAGGTTCTAGGAGTTAAGTAGTCTATAAgtggaaaatgtaataaaaaaaaaaagttgaaatgtcCCTTAATCCCAAGAATTAGCCTTCAGAGACTTGAAAAAGCTGTTGACAACTGAAAGTCTCACTTTCGCTGGACAGTGAAATGAAATCCAAGGAGCTGCAGCTGTCATTGTACTTTTTTACCCccttcattttacttttgattGGAATTATACCAAAATACTGAATTTATGCAATATCCAGAATACCATTTTGATTTCCAAATCTCCTTTGGTCAAAACAAAGATTACATACCTTTCAATTGGTAAGTTCTCTTGAATAAGTGAGTAGTAGAGTTGCAGAAATTGAAAGGCAGTAGTAGCTTTGACTTTCCAACACACTTTCTCCAATACAATCTTTTCCATTCTCATCAAGTCTGAAACCGTGAACCTATACTGGCTTATTCGGATCAAGTCAGTTGCCAATGGTacattcctttcctcttctattgATTTAACAGCCAAATAGAAGCAGCTCAGCCCAACACAGCCAAGGTGCTTGGGCTGTACCTAAAATGACAATGAGACTATGCctttagcttattttatttatttttaaaagattaaaagatttcatttatttcatgagagacacagcgagagagaggcagagggagaagcaggctacctgtagggagcccaatgccagattcgattccaggattctgggatcatgacccaagccaaaggcagatgctcaaccactgagccacacaggtatccctctttagcttattttaattaaaaaataaacaaataaaataatctagaactcagatacattattattaaaatgtatctttGAGATCTATTTCTCAACTGTGAAGGACTTAATAGAGATCCAATCATTCCTCAACTCTAGCCTGTCAACACTATGTATCCACTTGGAATCAATTTTGGAGAAACTGGACTGTCAGGATAATATTTAACTTCAGCCcataagaaattctttttttcttttccttcctaaatCATTGTAGAACTGTAAGCATTATGTTCTAGTTGGACCAAATAAATTAACTGATCAAAGGCTTATAGGAGGATCAAAGCTCCTTATGGCTTATGCACAAAATATCTTTCTAAGATGTCGTGTTTTTCTAGGCTCTTTTCAATAACACATGTAAAATGGCTTTTAAATGGTTTAGCACACACTATTTACTCTGCCTGTAAAGCTCTATCCACTGCCAATCTTTTATAGTTATCATTTCCTGAATGTCTACAATGTGACAGAATCAAATTTCTATCCACTTGAAGTTACACGTTAAATGAAACTTTAAGAAGTTTTTACAGTGTGTGTGTCCTCCTTTTCTTGGAATCTCTTCAGcaacatatttatttctctttggggGTTTAAGTATCTCTCTTATTCCTTGCATTGTTTTATAGTTATTGGTACaaacattattttcatataaGATTGTAATATACTTAAGGGACAgatgtattattattaatctgTGCAACATTTGTAGATTCAAAGGTAGTGCTGGCACATGGTGTCTAAACAATAGTTAAAAAATTAGTCTGTTGAGCAAGTTTCTTGAACCATCCAATTCAACAAATGTGGAATTTCTTCTGTGTATGAGGTGTTGTGTCAGGTACTGAAGACTAAAAGATGAGTTTCTTTCCATTTGTCACATCATCTCATCCACTCATGACCATGGGCACAAaaggcagatatatttttaacagtAAGCAAGTTCTGAAATCTACACAGATGTCCTGCTTATCCAGTACAGggaaataattacataaatgCTCTTCCTTCAGAAGATACTCTTTTCTCTACCGTATGCCAACTGATGTTGAAAATAGCAAGCTAAACAATATATGAATAGGACTAGGGCTAAAAcaattaaaactttatatatgACTAGAAATTAAGAAGTATACTCTATTGACCAAGTGGTtcacaatataaaacaaaacaaaacaaacctgtaATTCTTAACCACAATCTAGCATTCTGCCTATaacacatttctttaaatttaaaaacaacagtaGATAAATGAAAATACCCAACCTatcaagaaagattttaaaaaacaacagccaACTCTCATACTGGGAGTCTGCAATTATTtgctaacatttttctttttcttttcttttttgctaataGACTATTTTTTCAATGTCAAGTTGATTCTAATTATACATTATTCTTGATTATGAAGGAAGAGTATTCACTAATGCTAGAGTACACAGAATCATCGAAATGTTTTGGCTACTTGCTGAAAATTAAAAAGGTCAAGTTTTTGAATACCAGCCCAAAGCTagagaaattcacctccaaaaCGAAATGACTAAAACCAAGAAATACTTAGTGTAATGTAGCTTTAAACATACCTTCATTTTGGACAGGAATCTGTCCAGTAAATTCACAGCTAGAGAAAATGTCTCCGTGTCAAAGCCAAAGAACTGAGTTAGACTAAGAAGATCTTTTACTTCAAAGTCCCTTAGTCTTGCAGTCATTCTGAGGCCATTATCGTGTGCAGATTCAATTAGTCTCAAGCCGCAGACCTTTGGCTGACATCTGGACTCCTGTTCCAATAGGGCATTCAGCTGGTGTAGCAGTTTCTGAGATTCAGTTGTTGTCAGTACTTCTATCATCTATATATAGCACAAGGCCCAGAAAGGAGTGTAAGAAAAGCCCTTCCTGCCTTGTAGCATGCCAAGTGCTTTATACACAAGTTTCCCCTCCCCCAATGCTGCCAGTGATCTAAGTCCTTGCAAAGTGCCGTCTGTTAcagccacccctcacccccacccgaCCAGTTGGTCACATCCTAGATTGTGACTTCCTAGAGGACAGGAGCCATGCCTCAAACACattaaaaatcttcaagaaatacTTGTTCAAGTCATTCACTGCCAAGAGATAACTGAGTATTGATACTCTGAGATTGGACGGTCGTATGTAATCGCCCTATATTGAACTGCCATGCTGTGAACTGTTAACGTTAGTTAATTTTACTTAAtccctatttcctcatctgtaaagtgggtatGAGGTTCTTACCTACCTCACAGGCTTGTGTGGAAAAACGAGATCACCTAGGTATAGGGCTTAGCACAAAGGCACCTAATAAACACTGGACAATAGTATTTACTTCGTTGTAAAATGAGGTAACAACATTTGTCTCTCCGAGTGGCTGTTAAAATTAAGATGATTCATGTAGAGTTTTGCACAGCGCCTGACACACCGCGCTCCATCATCGTCAACTTTTATTGGTGAAGCTTAACACGTCGCGAGGGCGTGAGGTACCGTAGGCTGCAGCATGCACCTGGGAGTTTCATTAATCTCAGAGTCGGTTATTCCACAGCTAGTACGTCCCGGCCACAAGGGAAGCCCGGCACGAGCGTACCTCCCACACCACGGGGAAGACCGGGCGGCAGGGGATCTTTCAAGTTGCGCGACTGAAGGGAAGCGCCGACGAGGAAGCACTAACTTTACGGGCCCGGACGCTTTTCCGCCGTGGGCTGGTCCCCGGGACCCCGCCGACCGGACAGTAAGACTGGCCCCGCCCCTCCAAGCTCCGACTAGCCTGGACTTGTTGCAACCGGAGAGTGAAGCGAGGGAAAGAGCGCGGGCTGGACCCGCCCCTCGCCCCGCATCcttcacccctcacccctcacccctcacccctcacccctcacccccaacccGGCTCCTCAGCCGCACCGCGAAGCCAACCCCCGAGGCCCCGCTCACCTTGACCGCGACTGCGGCTCCTCAGCCGTGACTACCCTCCCCGGGCCTGCTCTCACCTCACCCCGCGATAACAGATCCGATAGGCCCACGAGGCGAGGGGACTCGCGGGTAAGAGGGGagaggcccggggagggggagcCGTCCTGGGCGGAGGTCTCCGCAGCGCCGCCCGGACGACACTGCCCACCACAGGGTCAGCTCGGAGCCGAAGGGGCAGCGCCTGACCGCTTGAGTAATATATTGGAGGGCGGGGCTTGCCCCTGGTGGGCGGGAGAGAGGGGCGGCTTAGCTTCTGATTGGTGCACTTCCTTTGATGGATGGCCCCAGCCGTCCAAAGAGGGCTGGCCTGGGAGGGAAGAAGTCCAGCCAATCGGCACACACTTCCCATTATCCCGGAGCCAAATTCTCCGCCCCCTGAGGCCACGCCCCTTGCCTCTCAGCTTCTCTCCGTGGAGAGTTTCCTAAAGTGTTTTCAACCAAGAGGTGGTCCAACTAAGTGGTGTACGCGCTCTGTCCCGGGTGAGGTCTCTGCTGCCAGCCGGATTGGCCAGAACATCATTCCAGAATGTACTGAGAGTGTCTGTTCCCTGCGGCTCAGTAGAGTTGTTCGGCGTCGTCTTTGTAAAAATACAGCGACTAATTACAAAACACAAAGTAAACCCTTGATTTTTCGTCACAGGTTGGAGAGgtggtgaattttcttttttttttttaatttttatttatgatagtcacagagagagagagagaggcagagacataggcagaggggaagcaggctccatgcaccgggagcccgatgtgggattcgatcccgggtctccaggatcgcgccctgggccaaaggcaggcgccaaaccgctgcgccacccagggatccccaaggtggTGAATTTTCTATGCGGTGGTGTATTCTATAGGTTTCTCCTTGTGGGCTTTGGGAAATCCATGAATTCTtgccttattttgctttttgtacGATTTATCAAAGAATGGAGCTGGGGCAGGTGAATTCTTGGTCTTCACCAgtttcctgaattttatttttgagctaATTAAAAGTTGgtaggttttgttgttgttgtttgttttttttaaatggcttaaaATGGAAGGAGGAGAGTacatgggaaaatatttgtagTGACTATGAATCTAAGTCCACAGACCCAGGTGTGAAGGGGGCCCATGCCGGGTAGGTGGGAAAATAATTAGCCTGAAGCCTTCCTGGACCCCCCCTCCTCTTTCGATCCCTTACAAATGAGAAGGGTCTACATTAGAAGGGTCTGAGGACTGATGAGGAAAGAGTTAATCAGTTCTCAGAGCTGTACTTGGATGTCTCTGCTATCATGAACTCTTTCTGGTTAGTGGCATTCTGAGCtataaaaagtgaaaatctgAAAGATTTACTGGTAtcccttctcttttccctgaGGTGTCTTTTCTTGAGGCAATGTCACAGAACCAAGCCTCAAAACG
This window encodes:
- the LOC144312688 gene encoding cyclin-G1: MIEVLTTTESQKLLHQLNALLEQESRCQPKVCGLRLIESAHDNGLRMTARLRDFEVKDLLSLTQFFGFDTETFSLAVNLLDRFLSKMKVQPKHLGCVGLSCFYLAVKSIEEERNVPLATDLIRISQYRFTVSDLMRMEKIVLEKVCWKVKATTAFQFLQLYYSLIQENLPIERKNSLNFERLEAQLKACHCRIIFSKAKPSVLALSIIALEIQAQKFVELTEGIECLQTHSKINGRDLTFWQELVSKCLTEYSSNKCSKPNVQKLKWIVSGRTARQLKHSYYRITHLPTIPEMVP